ATACAAACCATTTGCCTGTTGCTGTGCGTGTGATTGTGCAAGACTTAGGGATACCTAAGAGTGACCTGTGCTGGACAATGCGAATGCAACCAATACTGCCCAATCGCAAGCCCTTGTCGTCCAATCGGCATCCATTGGCAAACTGAGGATAGGTGATAGAATCATAGCGATGCTCATGCTTGTATCTGGGAAAGCCAGCTTTCTCGCCTGTCTTTGACTTCTCTTTCAGACGACGAAAGAATCCTTTGAATGCTAAATCCACCCTTGCCGATACTTGTTGCAATACCTGACTATATACTTGCTTGAAAGCGGCGTGTTGTTGTTTCAACAATGGTATTGTTTTAGTCTGGTCATATTGAGAGAGAGACTTATTCTCATTCTTCCATGTTTGTATTCTTGTACAGAGTAGTTGATTATACAGAATACGACATTCGTCAATATGTGCCAGCAAGATTTGTTCTTGCTTTTTGGTCGGACGCAATCTGTATTTAAACGACTTAACCATAATAAAAATATATATTTATGTATTGTTTTTGTCAAGTGTAATATGGAATGAGTTTTGTTGATGAAGTGCTGGCGCACTTGTACACCGCACCACAGCCGCCGATAGTCCCTTGAGGACTATCGCCCAGGCTAAAGCCGCCCCATAAATTCTATGCGCTTCGCCATGCGACCCAACGCTAAAGCTCTCTGCGAATGGGTTTTACGCGCATTTCTGATAAGGCACAAGTTCCGTACTTGATATTAAGCGCGTGATGTGATACCTTGATCTCAACATATTAACCAGAACGGTCTTTTCATGCCACTAATCAATACACCAGACGCGCTCGAAACCCTCGTCCACCGCGCCCTAAACGCGCCCTGTGTGGGCATTGATACAGAATTTGTCTGGGAACAAACCTACTATCCCCGCCTGGGCATTATACAGGTGGGACTTGCAGAAAATGATTGCCACCTGATAGATGCCGTCGCATTATCGGATCTATCACCCCTGGATGCATTAATAGCAGATCGCCACACCGTGAAAATTTTGCACGATGCACAGCAAGACCTCTGGATATTGAGACGCATAACAAATGCTATCCCCCGCAATATATTTGACACGCGTTGCTCAGCGGGCTTTGTGGGTATGAGTTCAACCCTATCGCTGAGCAATCTATTGCACATGTGTCTCAATATACAACTGCCCAAAACAGAAACGCGCACAGACTGGTTGAGGCGACCATTATCGGACAGACAACTCGAATACGCCCTGAATGACGTGCGATATTTGCCCGCCCTGCGCGAACATCTCCTGACCGACATTCATCGTCGAGGCCGGGAAAACTGGTTGGCAGAAGAACTCCGTCAGTACGATGTTGCCAAATTGTACGACGACCGCGCGCCCGAAGAACAATATATGCGCATAAAAGGCACGGGGCGACTATCGAGACGCGATATGGCCATCGTGCGAGAACTGGCCGCATGGCGCGAAAAAAAAGCGCGACAGGCAGACCGCCCCAGAACCTGGATCATAAGGGACGACGCCATCGTGCAAATTGCTCGGCGCAAGCCGCAATCAATTCAGTCGTTAAAACGATTGCGGGGTATCTCAAGAGCAACCATAAATCAGTACGGCAATAGTCTCCTCAACGCTGTGCAGCGCGGATTGGCAACCGACGAAAAAAATTGCCCACCCATATCGCCACCTGTGCGACCCGACCCCTTTGAGGATGCGCGCCTCGACCTCGCCATGGCTTTTTTGCGCGGACAATGTCTATCAGAAGGCATCGACATCGCAATGGTGGCATCCCGAACAGAAGTCAAAGCATTCATTTCAAAAAAAAATGCGACGGATAATCCGTTGCACACAGGTTGGCGACGCGAATTTTTAGGCGCAGACCTGATCGCACTCTTAAACGGCAAACACGCCATCGGCATCAATCCCGACACCCACTTGCCAAACTTGATCCGCGATAAGGCATAGTGTCACCACCCGTGAACAGAATGCCCTTCTTCTGGGAAAAAGGTAAAATCGACGATAGAAGACACACCCACGCCGACGACATAACCGATCACAAGGCCAAAAAACAAAGGGATACAGCGCCGATAGAGCGAAATGCCACCGACGCGCAGAATAATGAGCTTGGACGCCCAGGTCAGAAAAATACTGAAGGCATAGACCCGAGACCCCGACATCTTCTGAAAAGCCAGACCCAGGGGATGCAAGGGCCACCACGGGATGCGATTGCGAAGGAGCATAAGCAGACCCGCTTGCCCAAACCCAAAAATCCAGACTGCTATCTTCCCCGGATCAAAAACCGTTTTATCCGCACCAACAATAGCGGAAACCATGCGATCGTACGTGCGAATATTGGACCCGCTAAAACCCGACAGCCCCAGATTCTGACCCGCGTAATTATATCCCAAATACACAATAAAAAGACACGACCCGAAGAACCCCGAGGCAAAAGCCAGCAGAACGATCCAGAAAACCCAGCGACGGCGGGCATCATTCCCTAAAAGTTTGAGATGATGAGGCAGCGCGGGCCATGCGGGAATGCGCGTATTGCCAAAAAATGCACTCGAATTAATCACACCCAATGCAACGGTATTTTGTTGCGTGAGCGTTGCGGTCCCCGTAAAAATCTCGACAATTTGCCCCCCCTTACCCCCAACTGGAAAAAGATAAGAAAAGCCACTCGCCGCAGTGTATTTTGCCACAGTAAAATACGCTGCATAAAGTAATAAGAGATGGAAGAGCGCGAGAAAAGGAGACAACCCCACTGCGATGAACCAGCCAAAAACAAAAATAGTCGCCACAATAAACCCGAGCAACGCCAGGCGATAAGATACGAGACCATCATCTGCCTCACCCGTCACGGCTGCGCGAAGAACATCTCGCAAATGGCCTCGCGCGACCCATACCGCCCACACCGCCAGAAAAATGAAAGCACCGTGAGATTCTAAAATCAGAATCTCACTCGCTTCTGCCTGTTGCCCGGAAAGACCCACATTAAATCCCGTGCGAGCCATCACCCCTTCTTTGACAATAGCGATAAGACGAAAAGCCCAGAAACTGAAAAGGATATCCAGATTACACATATAAGTAAGGCCCAAAACAGGGGGCAGAATACGCAAATAGAACGATGGAAAATTGCGCGCAATGGGCACCTCTTTGGTCAAATAACCGTCGTAAATGCCAATTCGGGGCAAACTGATAGCAAAATAACCGAGAATATTCCAGGCAAAAACACCGAAAACAACAAAAAACCCCACCCAGAAGAGTTTATTCCGAAAAATCCCGGGTATAACGCGACCCGGTTCATCAAAGCCCTCAGTCAGTGCAATCGGAAAAGCCGCGAGAGGAAAAGTGAGACGCTCGTTCTCCTCCCATTGCTTTTGAAAAATAACCGCGAGGCATAACCCGGCAACAACAAGAGCAATAGACACGGCGAACCACCAGTGCAGAGAAGCC
The genomic region above belongs to Gemmatimonadota bacterium and contains:
- a CDS encoding transposase, with protein sequence MLAHIDECRILYNQLLCTRIQTWKNENKSLSQYDQTKTIPLLKQQHAAFKQVYSQVLQQVSARVDLAFKGFFRRLKEKSKTGEKAGFPRYKHEHRYDSITYPQFANGCRLDDKGLRLGSIGCIRIVQHRSLLGIPKSCTITRTATGKWFV
- the rnd gene encoding ribonuclease D — protein: MPLINTPDALETLVHRALNAPCVGIDTEFVWEQTYYPRLGIIQVGLAENDCHLIDAVALSDLSPLDALIADRHTVKILHDAQQDLWILRRITNAIPRNIFDTRCSAGFVGMSSTLSLSNLLHMCLNIQLPKTETRTDWLRRPLSDRQLEYALNDVRYLPALREHLLTDIHRRGRENWLAEELRQYDVAKLYDDRAPEEQYMRIKGTGRLSRRDMAIVRELAAWREKKARQADRPRTWIIRDDAIVQIARRKPQSIQSLKRLRGISRATINQYGNSLLNAVQRGLATDEKNCPPISPPVRPDPFEDARLDLAMAFLRGQCLSEGIDIAMVASRTEVKAFISKKNATDNPLHTGWRREFLGADLIALLNGKHAIGINPDTHLPNLIRDKA